The following coding sequences are from one Verrucomicrobiia bacterium window:
- a CDS encoding cold-shock protein, with amino-acid sequence METGTVKWFDNSKGYGFITRSNGAKDVFVHHSVINGTGYKSLDEGQQVQFEVTAGPKGDQAANVTKI; translated from the coding sequence ATGGAAACAGGAACAGTGAAGTGGTTCGATAACTCCAAGGGTTACGGATTTATCACCCGTTCTAATGGCGCGAAGGATGTGTTCGTTCATCATTCGGTCATCAACGGAACCGGCTACAAGTCCCTCGATGAAGGCCAGCAGGTGCAGTTCGAAGTCACCGCCGGTCCCAAGGGCGACCAGGCCGCCAACGTGACCAAGATTTAA
- a CDS encoding ORF6N domain-containing protein produces MRNIRLTDELLTRKIFVIRGYRVMLDSDLAELYGVSTKRLNEQVGRNRNRFPDDFMFRLTAKEKAEVVANCDHLHKLKYSTSLPHAFTEYGAVMLASVLNSALAIQSSIQVVRAFIRLKELLSTNQLLAKRLDDLERKIQKNDAEIQAIFDAIRQLMSPPENSKKRIGFH; encoded by the coding sequence ATGCGAAATATTAGGCTTACCGATGAGTTGCTTACCCGGAAAATTTTTGTGATACGCGGCTATCGTGTCATGCTGGACAGCGATCTTGCGGAGCTTTATGGGGTATCGACCAAGCGGCTCAATGAACAAGTCGGACGCAATAGAAACCGATTTCCGGATGATTTTATGTTCCGTTTAACAGCGAAAGAAAAGGCTGAGGTGGTCGCAAATTGCGACCACCTCCATAAGCTGAAATATTCTACTTCCTTGCCTCATGCCTTTACTGAATATGGCGCCGTCATGCTGGCAAGTGTCCTCAATAGTGCCCTGGCCATTCAATCCAGCATTCAGGTCGTCCGAGCATTCATCCGTTTGAAGGAGCTTTTAAGCACGAATCAGCTCCTGGCAAAGCGGTTAGATGACTTAGAAAGGAAAATTCAAAAAAATGATGCGGAAATCCAGGCCATATTTGACGCCATAAGACAACTCATGTCGCCGCCGGAAAATTCCAAAAAACGCATTGGATTTCATTGA
- a CDS encoding acyl-CoA desaturase, whose translation MPAVTLIGVIGTPIYIYHHGLALSELFLFLFFLITTSFAITVGYHRYFSHNVFKTSKFIEFLLLAFGAATFQKSALRWASQHRQHHQFTDTDLDPHNSKRGFFFCHVGWIMFYKHDVNFKNVEDLAKSRLIMNQHAHYNWWSVSMGLVLPMLL comes from the coding sequence ATGCCGGCCGTTACCCTGATCGGAGTCATCGGAACCCCGATCTACATCTATCATCACGGGCTGGCCCTTTCCGAACTCTTTCTCTTCCTGTTTTTTTTAATCACCACGAGCTTTGCCATCACGGTGGGTTACCACCGCTATTTTTCGCACAACGTTTTCAAAACCAGCAAATTCATCGAGTTCCTGCTTCTTGCCTTCGGCGCGGCCACCTTCCAGAAATCCGCGCTGCGCTGGGCCTCCCAGCACCGGCAGCACCATCAATTCACGGACACCGATCTCGACCCGCATAACAGCAAGAGGGGATTTTTCTTTTGCCACGTGGGCTGGATCATGTTTTACAAACACGACGTCAATTTCAAGAACGTCGAAGACCTCGCAAAAAGCCGGCTGATCATGAATCAGCATGCTCATTACAACTGGTGGTCCGTTTCGATGGGCCTGGTTCTTCCGATGCTTTTG